One Eubacteriales bacterium mix99 genomic window carries:
- the rpsS gene encoding 30S ribosomal protein S19 translates to MSRSVKKGPYVRADLLKKIEDMNKQGKKTVIKTWSRASTIFPEMVGHTIAVHDGRKHVPIYITEEMVGHKFGEFAPTRTFRGHSGQHSEKTTELK, encoded by the coding sequence ATGAGTCGATCGGTGAAAAAAGGGCCCTATGTCCGTGCGGACCTTTTAAAGAAGATAGAGGACATGAACAAACAGGGCAAAAAAACAGTTATAAAGACCTGGTCCAGAGCATCCACCATTTTTCCTGAAATGGTCGGACACACCATTGCCGTTCATGATGGCAGGAAACACGTTCCGATCTATATTACCGAGGAGATGGTGGGACATAAGTTTGGAGAGTTTGCGCCTACCAGAACCTTTCGGGGTCACAGCGGACAGCATTCAGAAAAGACTACGGAGCTGAAATAG
- the rplV gene encoding 50S ribosomal protein L22 encodes MKEKSEARYESREKRPHATARYVRISSRKVKIVIDMIRGKTVSEALGILEYTPKAASEPVVKLLKSAAANAKNNLEMDPDRLYVAEVTANEGPTLKRLRARAQGRANRIRKRTSHINIVLDELEQVQK; translated from the coding sequence ATGAAAGAAAAATCAGAAGCCCGCTACGAGAGCAGGGAAAAGCGGCCTCATGCCACCGCCCGTTATGTCCGCATTTCTTCCAGAAAGGTAAAGATTGTGATTGACATGATACGCGGAAAAACGGTCAGCGAAGCACTTGGCATATTGGAATATACGCCGAAGGCGGCGTCCGAGCCGGTTGTCAAGCTGTTGAAATCTGCAGCGGCCAACGCAAAAAACAATCTGGAAATGGATCCGGATCGTTTGTATGTCGCTGAGGTTACCGCAAACGAAGGACCGACCCTGAAGCGTTTGCGGGCAAGGGCTCAGGGCAGGGCAAACCGCATTCGGAAGCGAACCAGTCATATCAATATCGTATTGGATGAACTGGAACAAGTACAGAAATAA
- the rpsC gene encoding 30S ribosomal protein S3, with amino-acid sequence MGQKVNPHGLRVGIIKDWDARWYASRKDFADNLIEDVQLRNMLKKKLFHAGISKIEIERAANRVKVNIFTAKPGIVIGRGGTGVDALKKEIEKFTKKTTILNIVEVKYPDLDAQLVAENIAAQLERRISFRRAMKQTMQRTMKAGAKGIKTMVSGRLGGTDIARKEGYHEGTIPLQTLRADIDYGFAEAKTTYGGIGVKVWIYKGEVLPKAKNRPVAEGGK; translated from the coding sequence GTGGGTCAGAAAGTGAATCCCCATGGACTTAGAGTCGGAATCATCAAGGATTGGGATGCCAGATGGTATGCTTCCAGGAAGGATTTTGCAGACAATCTGATCGAGGATGTGCAGTTAAGGAATATGCTGAAAAAGAAACTTTTTCATGCAGGGATCTCGAAAATCGAAATTGAGCGTGCTGCTAACCGCGTAAAGGTGAATATTTTTACAGCCAAGCCCGGTATTGTAATTGGAAGAGGCGGTACGGGCGTGGATGCCTTGAAGAAAGAAATCGAAAAGTTTACGAAGAAAACGACAATTTTGAATATAGTAGAGGTCAAGTACCCGGACCTGGATGCGCAGTTGGTCGCAGAGAATATTGCAGCACAGCTGGAACGCAGGATTTCCTTCCGCAGGGCGATGAAGCAGACAATGCAGAGAACCATGAAAGCCGGGGCAAAGGGAATCAAGACCATGGTCTCCGGGCGTCTTGGCGGAACGGATATTGCACGGAAAGAAGGATATCATGAAGGAACCATACCTCTGCAGACATTGCGGGCTGATATCGACTATGGGTTTGCGGAAGCAAAAACAACCTACGGAGGAATCGGAGTAAAGGTATGGATTTACAAAGGAGAGGTCCTTCCGAAGGCGAAAAACAGACCGGTTGCGGAAGGAGGAAAATAA
- the rplP gene encoding 50S ribosomal protein L16, translated as MLMPKRVKRRRVFRGRMKGKATRGNTVTYGQYGLQALDPCWITSNQIEAARIAMTRFMKRGGNVWVKIFPDKPVTEKPAETRMGKGKGSPEYWVAVVKPGRILFEVAGIPEETAREALRLAAHKLPVKTRFVTREELGGEGNEGE; from the coding sequence ATGTTGATGCCGAAAAGAGTAAAACGCCGCAGGGTGTTCCGGGGCAGGATGAAAGGCAAGGCAACCCGCGGGAATACCGTTACTTACGGTCAGTATGGTCTGCAGGCATTGGATCCCTGCTGGATCACCAGCAATCAGATTGAAGCAGCAAGGATTGCCATGACTCGTTTTATGAAAAGGGGCGGGAATGTCTGGGTCAAGATATTTCCGGATAAGCCTGTTACGGAGAAACCTGCTGAAACCCGCATGGGGAAGGGAAAAGGTTCCCCGGAATATTGGGTGGCAGTTGTAAAGCCCGGCAGGATCCTGTTTGAAGTGGCAGGAATACCCGAAGAGACAGCCAGAGAGGCACTCCGCCTGGCAGCGCACAAACTTCCGGTCAAGACCAGGTTTGTGACTAGAGAAGAATTGGGTGGTGAAGGCAATGAAGGCGAATGA
- the rpmC gene encoding 50S ribosomal protein L29 gives MKANEFRDMTQDELNQKCSELKSELFNLRFQLATGQLENPMRIREVKKDIARVKTILRERELKAMEA, from the coding sequence ATGAAGGCGAATGAATTCCGGGATATGACACAGGATGAGCTGAATCAGAAATGTTCCGAGCTCAAGAGTGAGTTGTTTAACCTTCGATTCCAGCTGGCCACCGGGCAGTTGGAGAATCCCATGAGGATCCGGGAAGTAAAAAAGGATATTGCCAGAGTAAAAACGATTCTTAGAGAACGGGAATTGAAAGCCATGGAGGCTTGA
- the rpsQ gene encoding 30S ribosomal protein S17, with protein sequence MDKTIVVLIESRVKHKLYGKTMNRTNRLKAHDEENTCQIGDRVKIMETRPISRDKRWRLVEVVERAQ encoded by the coding sequence ATGGATAAAACCATTGTGGTTTTGATCGAAAGCCGTGTGAAGCATAAGCTGTACGGAAAGACCATGAATCGGACAAACAGACTGAAAGCCCATGACGAAGAAAATACCTGTCAGATCGGGGACCGCGTAAAGATTATGGAAACCAGGCCGATCAGCCGCGACAAGCGCTGGCGTTTGGTTGAAGTCGTTGAAAGGGCACAATAA
- the rplN gene encoding 50S ribosomal protein L14, with product MIQKQTRLRVADNTGAKELMCINVLGGSTRKYGNIGDSIVASVKSATPGGVVKKGDVVKAVIVRTTKGTQRPDGSFIKFDDNAAVIIDDQKQPRGTRIFGPIARELREKDYMKIISLAPEVL from the coding sequence ATGATTCAGAAGCAGACCCGGTTGAGAGTGGCGGACAATACCGGCGCGAAGGAACTGATGTGCATCAATGTCCTGGGAGGTTCCACGAGAAAGTATGGAAATATAGGGGACTCGATTGTAGCATCTGTTAAAAGTGCAACACCCGGCGGTGTTGTTAAAAAGGGCGATGTCGTAAAGGCTGTCATTGTTCGCACGACCAAGGGCACGCAAAGGCCGGATGGTTCGTTTATTAAATTTGATGACAATGCGGCAGTAATCATAGATGATCAGAAGCAACCCAGGGGTACCCGTATCTTTGGCCCGATCGCCAGAGAACTGAGAGAGAAGGATTATATGAAAATCATCTCTCTCGCCCCGGAAGTATTATAA
- the rplX gene encoding 50S ribosomal protein L24, with amino-acid sequence MHVKKGDTVEIISGKDKSKRGKVLTAYPREGKIIVEGVNFVTRHKKPTGANQQGGRIRQEAAIDASKAMLVCGKCNKRTRVGHKILEDGTKVRVCKVCNELFND; translated from the coding sequence ATGCATGTGAAAAAAGGAGATACCGTAGAAATCATTTCCGGAAAAGATAAATCAAAGCGGGGAAAAGTGCTGACTGCATATCCCAGGGAAGGCAAAATCATTGTGGAAGGGGTCAATTTTGTGACCCGGCACAAGAAACCCACAGGTGCAAACCAGCAGGGAGGAAGGATCCGTCAGGAAGCCGCCATTGATGCTTCCAAAGCCATGCTTGTTTGTGGGAAGTGCAACAAGCGGACCCGTGTAGGCCACAAAATACTGGAAGATGGAACCAAGGTGCGCGTCTGCAAGGTCTGCAACGAATTATTCAATGATTAG
- the rplE gene encoding 50S ribosomal protein L5, which produces MARLKDFYKNEAMSDLMDKFEYKNVMQVPRLEKIVINMGVGDAKENPKFLDAAVQELATITGQMPVVTKARKSVAAFKVREGMNIGAKVTLRGDKMYEFLDRLVSIALPRVRDFRGVSENSFDGRGNYALGIKEQLIFPEINYDKVDKVRGMDVIFVTTARTDEEGRELLRLLGMPFATRS; this is translated from the coding sequence TTGGCTCGGTTGAAAGATTTTTATAAAAATGAAGCGATGTCCGATCTGATGGACAAATTTGAATATAAAAATGTGATGCAGGTTCCCAGACTCGAAAAGATCGTGATCAATATGGGAGTCGGGGATGCGAAGGAAAACCCGAAGTTTCTTGATGCCGCTGTCCAGGAGCTGGCGACCATAACAGGACAGATGCCCGTTGTAACCAAAGCCAGGAAATCCGTGGCTGCCTTTAAGGTAAGGGAAGGCATGAATATCGGAGCAAAGGTGACGCTTCGCGGCGATAAAATGTATGAGTTCCTGGATCGACTGGTAAGCATTGCTCTTCCCCGCGTACGGGATTTCCGGGGAGTATCGGAGAATTCCTTTGACGGCAGGGGCAATTATGCGCTGGGAATCAAAGAGCAGCTGATTTTCCCGGAAATCAACTATGATAAGGTGGATAAGGTAAGGGGAATGGATGTCATATTTGTGACAACCGCCCGGACCGATGAAGAAGGAAGAGAACTGTTACGGCTTTTGGGTATGCCTTTTGCTACCAGAAGCTGA
- a CDS encoding type Z 30S ribosomal protein S14, with the protein MAKKSMRAKQQRKPKYSTRAYTRCRLCGRPHAVLKKYGICRICFRELAYKGQIPGVRKASW; encoded by the coding sequence GTGGCAAAAAAATCAATGAGGGCGAAGCAGCAGCGTAAGCCCAAGTATTCAACCCGTGCCTATACAAGATGCAGATTGTGCGGACGTCCCCATGCAGTCCTGAAGAAATATGGTATTTGCCGGATATGCTTCCGGGAGCTGGCCTATAAAGGACAGATCCCCGGTGTCAGGAAGGCGAGCTGGTAG
- the rpsH gene encoding 30S ribosomal protein S8, whose protein sequence is MVMTDPIADMLTRIRNALVVKHEVIQVPASNMKKAIADILAEEGLIKGYTVIDDGNQGTLKLTLKYTKDNERVISGLKRISKPGLRVYANKDEIPKVLGGLGIAIISTSKGVMTDKKARKLGVGGEVLCYVW, encoded by the coding sequence ATGGTTATGACAGATCCCATTGCAGATATGCTGACCCGCATAAGGAATGCACTGGTTGTAAAGCATGAAGTGATACAGGTACCGGCTTCTAATATGAAGAAGGCGATTGCAGATATATTGGCAGAGGAGGGGCTTATCAAGGGATATACCGTAATTGACGACGGAAATCAGGGTACTTTGAAGCTTACGTTGAAATATACCAAAGACAATGAACGTGTCATCAGCGGATTGAAGAGAATCAGCAAGCCCGGTCTGAGAGTTTATGCAAACAAGGATGAGATCCCCAAGGTACTGGGTGGACTGGGGATTGCCATCATTTCCACCTCAAAGGGCGTAATGACGGACAAGAAGGCCAGAAAACTGGGCGTCGGCGGAGAAGTCCTGTGCTACGTCTGGTAA
- the rplF gene encoding 50S ribosomal protein L6 → MSRIGKLPVHVPDGVSVSVGDDNVVAVKGPKGQLTQKIHKDMRVSVEGNLIKVERPNDSKPQKSLHGLSRALIQNMVDGVTKGYEKALIINGVGYRAQKQGKKLVLTVGYSHPVEIPEENGVEFEVPAANRIIVRGIDKQAVGEMAAKVRRIREPEPYKGKGIKYENERILRKEGKAGKK, encoded by the coding sequence ATGTCACGGATTGGAAAGCTTCCTGTACACGTGCCCGATGGAGTATCCGTATCAGTCGGCGATGACAATGTGGTAGCCGTAAAAGGGCCAAAGGGACAGCTGACACAGAAAATCCACAAGGATATGCGGGTTTCCGTGGAAGGGAATCTTATAAAAGTAGAGCGTCCAAACGACAGTAAACCTCAGAAATCACTGCACGGTTTGAGCCGGGCGTTGATTCAGAACATGGTGGACGGGGTTACCAAAGGATATGAAAAGGCTTTGATAATCAATGGAGTCGGTTATCGTGCGCAGAAGCAGGGTAAGAAACTGGTTCTGACCGTTGGATACTCGCATCCGGTGGAGATCCCGGAGGAAAACGGAGTGGAATTTGAAGTACCAGCAGCCAACCGGATCATTGTCAGGGGAATTGACAAACAGGCGGTTGGTGAAATGGCCGCAAAGGTACGGCGGATTCGTGAGCCGGAACCTTATAAGGGCAAGGGCATCAAATATGAGAATGAAAGAATCCTTCGCAAGGAAGGAAAAGCAGGTAAGAAATAA
- the rplR gene encoding 50S ribosomal protein L18 produces MIKQKDKNASRKKRHDRVRRKISGTSERPRFCVYRSLNHIYVQIINDQNGTTLAAASTLDPDLKEKVVGKTRKEAAKIVGEAAGKKAMEKGIHRVVFDRSGYVYHGRVLEVASGAREAGLEF; encoded by the coding sequence GTGATCAAACAAAAAGACAAAAATGCGAGCAGGAAAAAGCGGCATGATCGGGTCCGGAGGAAAATTTCCGGTACTTCGGAAAGGCCACGTTTCTGCGTTTATCGGAGTTTAAATCATATATATGTTCAAATCATCAACGATCAGAACGGAACAACTCTGGCAGCTGCTTCTACCCTTGATCCGGATTTGAAGGAAAAAGTCGTCGGCAAAACCAGAAAAGAAGCCGCAAAGATCGTTGGAGAGGCGGCCGGAAAAAAGGCGATGGAAAAAGGAATCCACCGTGTGGTATTTGACCGGAGCGGCTATGTTTACCATGGACGCGTTTTGGAAGTTGCATCCGGAGCGCGTGAAGCCGGACTGGAATTTTAA
- the rpsE gene encoding 30S ribosomal protein S5, which translates to MNRIDASTLDLKERVVSINRVAKTVKGGRNMRFSTVVVVGDANGIVGAGMGKAAEIPEAIRKGVEDAKKHLIKVPIVNTTIPHEVQGEFGAGSVLMMPAKEGSGVIAGGPVRAVMELAGIQDIRTKSLGSSNPRNVINATMSGLARLKTAEDVAGLRGKSTEEILG; encoded by the coding sequence ATGAACCGTATCGATGCCAGCACGTTGGATCTGAAGGAAAGGGTAGTGAGTATCAACCGTGTTGCCAAGACCGTAAAGGGCGGACGGAATATGCGCTTCAGTACCGTAGTGGTAGTGGGCGATGCAAATGGTATTGTCGGGGCAGGAATGGGAAAAGCGGCTGAAATTCCGGAAGCGATCCGCAAGGGAGTGGAGGATGCAAAGAAGCATCTGATTAAGGTACCGATTGTGAATACCACCATACCGCATGAAGTTCAGGGAGAGTTTGGAGCCGGTTCTGTCCTGATGATGCCTGCCAAGGAAGGTTCCGGTGTGATCGCAGGAGGACCTGTCCGTGCGGTGATGGAGCTTGCCGGTATCCAGGATATCCGTACCAAATCCCTGGGATCCAGCAATCCGAGAAATGTGATCAATGCCACCATGAGCGGACTTGCAAGATTGAAAACGGCAGAAGATGTTGCGGGATTAAGAGGCAAATCCACCGAAGAGATCTTAGGTTAG
- the rpmD gene encoding 50S ribosomal protein L30, which translates to MKLKVTQTRSTIGCQKDQIATMEALGLKKIRDSRIQEDNAVIRGMIHKVSHLVSVEKIEE; encoded by the coding sequence ATGAAGCTGAAAGTTACCCAAACCAGGAGTACCATAGGCTGCCAGAAGGATCAGATTGCAACAATGGAAGCTCTTGGCTTAAAGAAGATCAGAGACAGCAGGATACAGGAGGACAATGCAGTTATCCGGGGAATGATCCACAAGGTGAGTCACCTTGTTTCTGTTGAAAAAATCGAAGAGTAA
- the rplO gene encoding 50S ribosomal protein L15, which yields MKLHDLKPAEGSVTVSLRKGRGYGSGLGKTAGRGQKGQKSRSGSGTRPGFEGGQMPLARRIPKRGFTNIYATVYSIVNLRDLEAFEEGTVVTPSLLKKTGLVRKDNDGVKILGNGNLTKKLTVQAHKFSKTAQEKIEALGGKTEVI from the coding sequence ATGAAGTTACATGATTTAAAGCCTGCTGAGGGCTCTGTGACCGTTTCCCTGCGAAAGGGAAGGGGATATGGATCCGGACTCGGCAAAACTGCCGGACGGGGCCAAAAAGGTCAGAAGTCCAGAAGCGGAAGCGGGACAAGGCCTGGCTTCGAAGGCGGACAGATGCCTCTTGCACGACGTATTCCAAAGAGAGGGTTCACCAATATATATGCAACGGTTTACTCCATAGTAAACTTGAGGGATCTGGAGGCTTTTGAAGAGGGTACGGTAGTTACGCCGTCGCTTTTGAAGAAAACGGGTCTGGTCCGGAAAGATAATGACGGTGTCAAAATTCTTGGCAATGGAAATTTGACAAAGAAACTGACCGTACAGGCTCATAAGTTCAGTAAAACTGCTCAGGAAAAAATTGAAGCCCTGGGTGGAAAGACTGAGGTGATCTGA
- the secY gene encoding preprotein translocase subunit SecY produces the protein MFETFKNAWKIEDLRKKILYTLMMLLVYRVGSFIPVPGVDSSFIKNLIDQGGLLGFFDIMSGGAFGNFTIFALSVTPYINSSIIMQLLTVAIPKLERLSKEGEDGRKKIARYTRYFTVVLAFLQAFGITFGLARSAGALLQNNAWTYIVVSLTLTAGTAFLMWLGEQITDKGIGNGVSLIIFTSIISRAPVSVVKLWNLAFRAKSIHPAYLLLMVVFMIALIVGVIFIDQGERRIPVQYSKRVVGRKMYGGQSTHIPMKVNSSGVLPIIFAVSILAVPQTIAQFMSQDSGFVLWVQKWFTQDKPLYAVLYALLIVFFTYFYTQITFNPVEIADNLKQYGGFVQGIRPGKPTSDYLMRISNRLTLVGAVYLALVAILPIALTAITKVPMSFGGTAILILVGVALETTKELEAQMLMRHYKGFLK, from the coding sequence ATGTTCGAAACATTTAAGAATGCCTGGAAAATAGAAGATCTGAGAAAAAAGATTCTGTATACCTTGATGATGTTGTTGGTTTATCGGGTTGGATCCTTTATTCCGGTACCCGGTGTGGATAGTTCCTTTATCAAAAATCTTATCGATCAGGGCGGTCTGCTCGGATTTTTCGATATTATGTCCGGAGGCGCTTTCGGGAACTTTACGATTTTTGCCTTGTCTGTCACTCCGTACATCAATTCTTCCATCATTATGCAGCTTCTGACCGTAGCCATCCCCAAGCTGGAACGATTGTCCAAGGAAGGGGAAGATGGAAGAAAGAAGATCGCCAGATATACAAGATATTTCACAGTTGTCCTGGCTTTTCTGCAGGCGTTCGGAATCACGTTCGGCCTGGCGAGGAGTGCAGGCGCATTGCTTCAGAACAATGCCTGGACTTATATTGTTGTATCCCTGACCCTGACTGCGGGCACAGCATTCTTAATGTGGCTGGGCGAACAGATTACCGATAAGGGAATAGGAAACGGCGTTTCCCTGATTATTTTCACCAGTATTATTTCCAGAGCGCCGGTTTCCGTGGTGAAGCTTTGGAATCTGGCTTTTCGGGCGAAATCGATCCATCCGGCTTATCTGTTGCTGATGGTCGTATTCATGATTGCCCTGATTGTTGGAGTGATCTTTATTGATCAGGGAGAGAGAAGAATTCCGGTGCAGTATTCCAAGAGAGTGGTCGGGAGGAAAATGTACGGCGGGCAAAGCACCCATATTCCCATGAAAGTAAATTCATCCGGTGTACTTCCCATTATTTTTGCCGTATCCATTCTGGCGGTTCCTCAGACCATCGCACAGTTTATGTCGCAGGACAGCGGGTTTGTATTATGGGTGCAGAAATGGTTTACCCAGGATAAACCGTTGTATGCTGTATTATATGCACTGTTGATTGTATTTTTTACGTATTTCTATACGCAGATTACGTTCAATCCGGTGGAGATTGCAGATAATCTCAAACAATACGGCGGCTTTGTGCAGGGCATTCGTCCGGGAAAGCCCACTTCAGATTATCTGATGCGGATTTCCAACCGCCTGACGCTGGTAGGAGCGGTTTATCTGGCATTGGTTGCCATTCTGCCGATTGCTTTGACTGCCATCACGAAAGTCCCCATGTCCTTTGGAGGTACGGCAATCCTGATTCTTGTGGGTGTTGCACTGGAAACGACAAAGGAGCTGGAGGCACAGATGCTCATGAGACATTACAAGGGCTTTCTGAAGTAA
- a CDS encoding KOW domain-containing RNA-binding protein: MTETEFQVGRVVLAKAGREKGAAFLIIRRLDDEYVLIADGRSRTVAKPKKKKAKHLTPKPILVRELKNKLEAGELILDADIRKALESFGL, from the coding sequence ATGACGGAAACGGAGTTTCAGGTTGGCAGGGTTGTGCTGGCGAAAGCCGGCAGGGAGAAAGGGGCTGCTTTTCTTATCATCAGGCGGCTGGACGATGAGTATGTACTCATCGCAGATGGCAGGAGCAGAACCGTTGCAAAACCCAAAAAGAAGAAAGCGAAACATTTGACTCCAAAGCCAATATTGGTCAGGGAACTGAAAAATAAACTGGAAGCAGGGGAATTGATACTGGATGCAGATATCCGGAAAGCCCTGGAGTCCTTTGGATTATGA
- the infA gene encoding translation initiation factor IF-1 → MSKEDVIEVEGKVLEALPNAMFQVELKNGHQILAHISGRLRMNFIRILPGDKVTVELSPYDLNRGRITWRGKA, encoded by the coding sequence TTGTCAAAAGAAGACGTAATTGAAGTGGAAGGCAAAGTGCTTGAAGCACTGCCAAATGCGATGTTTCAGGTGGAATTAAAAAACGGACACCAGATACTGGCCCATATATCAGGAAGGCTTCGAATGAACTTTATTCGGATTTTGCCGGGAGATAAGGTAACGGTGGAATTGTCCCCCTATGATTTGAACCGTGGTCGGATTACCTGGCGCGGAAAAGCATAA
- the rpmJ gene encoding 50S ribosomal protein L36, with product MKVRPSVKRMCEKCQIIKRKGKVMVICENPKHKQRQG from the coding sequence ATGAAGGTAAGACCGTCTGTAAAGCGTATGTGTGAGAAATGTCAGATCATTAAGCGGAAAGGGAAAGTCATGGTGATCTGTGAGAATCCCAAACACAAACAAAGACAGGGTTAA
- the rpsM gene encoding 30S ribosomal protein S13, with translation MARISGIDLPREKRVEIGLTYIYGIGQSKSREILKATGVNPDTRVKDLTEAEVSRLREYIDKDVKVEGDLRREVSLNIKRLVEVGCYRGIRHRKGLPVRGQSTKQNARTRKGPKRTVGVRRKSIV, from the coding sequence ATGGCGCGTATTTCCGGAATCGATTTGCCTCGTGAAAAAAGAGTGGAAATTGGTTTAACCTATATTTACGGCATCGGACAGAGCAAGTCCAGAGAGATCCTGAAAGCCACGGGAGTCAATCCCGACACTCGTGTCAAGGACTTAACCGAAGCGGAAGTATCCAGGCTGAGAGAATATATCGATAAGGATGTAAAGGTCGAAGGAGATCTCCGAAGGGAAGTATCCCTGAATATCAAGCGGCTGGTGGAAGTCGGCTGTTACAGGGGGATCCGTCACCGGAAGGGATTGCCGGTACGTGGGCAGAGCACGAAGCAAAACGCCAGAACCCGCAAGGGACCAAAACGCACCGTTGGTGTGCGCAGAAAAAGTATCGTTTGA
- the rpsK gene encoding 30S ribosomal protein S11 gives MAKQTARRTRKRREKKNIERGAAHIQSTFNNTIVTITDTAGNALSWASAGGLGFRGSKKSTPFAAQTAAETAAKAAMEHGLKTVEVYVKGPGSGREAAIRSLQAAGLEVNMIKDVTPIPHNGCRPPKRRRV, from the coding sequence ATGGCGAAACAAACAGCACGCAGAACACGGAAACGCCGTGAAAAGAAGAATATTGAGCGCGGCGCTGCCCATATTCAGTCGACGTTCAATAATACAATTGTGACCATTACGGACACAGCGGGCAATGCACTGTCCTGGGCGAGTGCAGGCGGCCTTGGATTCCGCGGGTCCAAAAAAAGCACGCCATTTGCGGCACAGACTGCTGCAGAGACAGCAGCAAAAGCAGCAATGGAGCATGGCCTGAAAACAGTGGAGGTTTATGTAAAAGGCCCCGGGTCCGGCAGGGAGGCTGCGATCCGTTCCCTGCAGGCAGCTGGATTGGAAGTCAATATGATCAAGGACGTTACTCCGATCCCTCACAATGGCTGCCGCCCGCCAAAGAGAAGAAGAGTATAA
- the rpsD gene encoding 30S ribosomal protein S4, which produces MARNIEPQCRQCRREGMKLYLKGDRCYTEKCGFARRPAAPGQHGTSRRKPSEYGMQLREKQKVRRIYGVQEKQFRNYFSAAEKAKGITGENLLQLLERRLDNVVYRMGFADSRAQARQFVRHGHIMVNGRKVNIPSYLTNVGETIAVKGKSASGMEHFKALKEGAGRAVVPWLQVDYEKLEGTVSLLPSRQDIDIEIQEHLIVELYSR; this is translated from the coding sequence ATGGCAAGAAATATAGAACCGCAGTGCCGCCAGTGCCGGCGGGAGGGAATGAAGCTCTATCTGAAAGGCGACAGATGCTATACGGAAAAATGCGGATTTGCCCGCAGGCCGGCCGCTCCGGGGCAGCATGGAACCAGCAGGCGGAAGCCTTCCGAATACGGCATGCAGCTTCGCGAAAAACAGAAGGTAAGGCGAATTTACGGGGTGCAGGAAAAGCAGTTCCGCAACTATTTTTCAGCAGCAGAGAAAGCGAAGGGCATCACAGGTGAAAATCTGCTTCAGCTGCTGGAGAGAAGACTGGACAATGTTGTCTATCGCATGGGCTTTGCGGATTCCAGGGCTCAGGCAAGACAATTCGTTCGCCATGGGCACATTATGGTGAACGGCAGGAAAGTAAACATTCCCTCCTATCTGACCAACGTTGGGGAAACCATTGCTGTCAAGGGCAAAAGTGCTTCCGGAATGGAACACTTCAAGGCATTGAAAGAGGGAGCCGGCAGGGCGGTTGTGCCGTGGCTGCAGGTGGATTACGAAAAACTGGAAGGAACTGTTTCATTACTTCCATCCAGGCAGGATATTGATATTGAAATCCAGGAGCATCTGATTGTTGAGTTGTATTCCAGATAA